Genomic window (Escherichia fergusonii ATCC 35469):
CTCTTTTACACAGCCTTCTCGCCGCTATTTACTGATCACCCGGCATTTAAATAACAATATTCTGCACGCGTTGGGTAATACCTTTCAAATTGCCCATCTTTCATACAGCGAAAATGAACCTGGTACACCTCATATTCCGCTCACCAGTTCAGCCGGAGAATTATTAGGTTATCTCAGTTGGCAACCACGACTTCCTGGGGCTCAGGCAGCCGATGCGGCATCAAGTCAGATTACACAAATAGTGGCACTGGCATCGGCGCTCATTCTGTTATTTATATTGCTCAGCAGCGTGGGGCTATACAAATTAGCCCACGGCGAACAGAAGGCGAGGCGGATTGCCCGCATTGACTGGTTGAGTCGTTTACCAAATCGTCGTGCTTTAATTGAAACACTGGAAGATTTACGTAAACGTGGAGAATGTGATCTCAAAAGTGTTGTGTTTATTGATCTCGATGGCTTTAAAGACATCAATGATATCTACGGACATTATGTTGGCGATCAGTTGATCATCTCCCTTGCCCAGACGTTACAGGTATTAACACCGAAAGACGGAATGCTGGCGCGGATGGGCGGTGATGAGTTTGCGCTGATGATCGGCGGTAAAAAATCAGAGCAAATAGCGACGGAATTTGCAGATAAGGTAATGAAATATCTTAATAATCCTGTACAGCTGGGTGAGCGTTCTATTCACATTAGTGCCAGTATTGGTATTGCCAGTGGTTCACTGGTTGAATGCACCAGTTCGGAGTTATTTCGTCGGGCGGATATCGCTATGTATCACGCGAAAGCAACGGGCAAAGGGCGCATTACGCATTACGATGCTGAACTCAATAGCGCTCGGGAACGGCAACTGACAATCGAGAACGATATTCGACTGGGGCTGGAAAGAAATGAATTTGACGTCTGGTATCAGCCAATCGTCGATGCCCGCACACAGTTAATGGTGGGGGTTGAAGGGCTGGTTCGCTGGAAGCGACGTCCTGCAGGAGAACTTCGTCCAGATGATTTTATCCCTGTTGCCGAAACAAGTGGTCTCATTGACGCTCTGGGGCAATTCGTATTACGCCGAGCCTGTTATGATCTTCATCCTCTGAGTGAGCTTAAACTGTCGGTAAATATCTCCCCGGCACAGTTTCGTGATCCCGAATTTGAAGACAAAGTCGCCGGCGTCTTAAACGAAACATGTTTCCCGGCCTCCCGTTTACAACTGGAAGTCACTGAAACCTACGTTCTGGAGAATCCAGACCGCGCGAAATCAGCAATTGCTAACCTGAAAGCACTGGGTACAGCTATTGCTCTGGATGATTTTGGCACTGGATATTCCAGTATTGGGTATTTGCGGCGATTTAATTTCGATGCCATCAAAATTGATAAATCTCTGGCTGGACTGGTGGATAATGACGATCAGGCTGCGGCACTGGTTAGCGGAACGGTACGTATTGCCAGTGCGTTAGGCATGTTGGTGACTGCGGAAGGCGTGGAGACAGAGAAACAGATGAAACTATTACGCCTGGCTGGCTGCGACCGTTTACAGGGCTTTTATTTCAGCCAGCCGATGCCGATAGAATCACTGATGCAATTACGCCAGCAGCGTCATTGCTGAGCCAGAGCCTGTAATTTTTCACGAAATCCGGTGACTGAAATAGCGCGATTGTCTGCACGCCAGCGATCTTTTGCCGCTGGTGCCGAACTTTGTACGCCGATAACCTGCCAGCCATCATCCGTATGCAACATCAAGGGGGAACCGCTGTCACCAGGAAGCGTATCGCACTGATGAGACATCACAGACGTTTGCGCCCACCCGGTGATCACACAATCCTGATGTGCGTAGAGCGAATCAAGATGATCTTCCGGGTAACCTGATTGCGTTACCTTGCGATCTGCAGCTTTTAAAGCTGCGGTCAGTGCGGCTTTATCACCAGAAAAAAGTGGCAAAGGCGTGATACCGGAAGGCGGATAACGAAGCACGATCAAGCCAAAATCCCATGGAGCTGCTGCAGGCGGTACAATCCAGCCATCACCATCTGCTTTCAGTCGTTTACCAAGCCCCGGATCAACCCGACCTTCAATACCATGAATTTCATAGCGCCATACCCCTTTACTGGAAATAAACCGTAGGGCGACAGGTTTATCCAGTTTGCCACCGGGAGGCGTCAGTAAACAGTGTCCGGCAGTGAGAGCCAGATTTGGCGCAATAAGCGTTGCGGTACACAGATTTCCACTGGCGGTTTCCAGCTGACCAATGGCATCCCAGGGCGATTTGCCCGGAGCATTAACCGGAACGCGATCATCCTGACCAAAAAAAAGGGTTTTAACCTCATCCGCATTCGTTGTGGTGGCAGCAGCCTCGTTGGCAACATAATTCATCGCAGTAAGACAAACAGATCCCAGCAATACAGCAACGGTTTTACGCATAGTTCACTCTGATGGGGAATTATGATTATGAAAGCTATACCCTTGCTATTAACTATATACGGGACACAAAGATAGTGGTAATAAAATCAGACAACTACGCGTAGATTAGAAAAGATAAAACCGGGCGGCAACTATTGCACATAATATAAGTCCGATGAGAATGATCTCAAAGCGATACTGACCCACTTTGGTCACCTCCACGGTAACGGGTGAATGCTCAACAATCGCTAATATGGCACGACGAAGCGTGCCATATTAGCGAATAAAAATTACGCTGCAGGCTGAGTAGCAGGTTGTGTTGCTGGTTTAGCCGTTTGCTGATGATGTTTTTTGGTGTGTTTTTTAGCCGCCTGAGCTTTTTGCTCTGGTGCTTTTTGCACGCTTGTCGCTTTCGCTTTTTTGTGATGTTTTTTAGCAGCTTGTGCTTTCTGTTCTGGTACTTTTTGTGTTACAGCCTGATGATGTTTTTTGTGCATGGTTTTTGCCGGGGCTGTTGTGGTTGCAGTCTGAGCAGCAAACACAGCGGATGAAAGACCCATAGTGGCTACAACCAGCAGAGCTAATACTTTTTTCATCTTCATTCCCTCAATTCTGTTTTACAGGTAACCTCAAAGTGAGGCCGTGAAATAACTCTACTGCGGGAAATCAATTCCTTCCGTGAGAGAATGGTTTCGGCGTGTAACCTAATGTACAAGCGATATTGCACCTGCGGAAATTATTAATTTTATAATATTAACACAGTTATTTGTCCTGAAAATGTCAGACGCGACTGTTTGTATTTCGTATTAACTACGGTAGGATATATTGCGAGTAATACAACACGTTAACTTTACTCTAAATAATTTGAGTTGCAGGACCAAACGCCAGTAGTATTTTTGAACAACACTGGCATTGGCCCGGAAAGGCCGGGTAACACGCAACTTGAAGTATGGCGAGTATACATGCAGACAGCGCAATGAATCCTTTCATTTGGGTAATATTTGTACTTCTGGCGCTTGATGCCGTCAGGGAATTAGCGGGCGAAGCGTCTATTCTGAGTTTTATTGTTGGTTTTTTATAAAAATAACCCCCGACTATTTTAGTTAGGTCGGGGATTATATTTACGCATGTAACCTTTGATGTAAGCTGCTACCTACTGCAATCGCCAGTATCAGCATCAAAGCTATAAAGCCACCTACTCCCAACCAGCCGTAGTTATGCCAGAAGACACCGCCGAGTGTTCCGGCAATACTTGATCCCAGATAATAGCTAAACAGATATAGCGAGGAAGCCTGACCTTTTGCCCGCCGTGCACGAGGACCAATCCAACTGCTGGCAACAGAGTGTGCGGCAAAAAAACCAGCCGAGAACAGAAGCATTCCGGCAAAGATCAGCCACAGCGAACTCCATAAAGTGAGTAATAAACCAAACAGCATCAGCGCAATAGCTGATAACATCACAGGACCTCGCCCGTAACGAGTCGTCATTGCTCCCGCCTTAGGCGAACTCCATGTTCCGGTGAGATACGCCAGCGATAACAACCCTACCACCGCCTGACTTAAGTGCCATGGCGAAAGCATCAGTCGGTATCCGATATAATTAAACAAGGTGACAAACGACCCCATTAATAAAAAACCTTCGATAAACAACAGCGGTAATCCGCGATCACGCCAGTGCAGACGAAAATTAATCATTAGCGTTTTGGGGCGCAGCGATGTGGGTCGAAAATGACGAGATTCCGGCAAAATTTTCCAGAACATGAGTGCTGATGCCAGCGCAAAACATCCAATCGCCGCGAGAGCAATGCGCCAGTTAAAAAAGTCGGTAAAAACACCGCTGATTAAACGCCCACTCATTCCGCCAATTGAGTTGCCACTAATGTATAGCCCCATAGAAAAAGCCACAAAGCTCGGGTGAATTTCCTCGCTTAAATACGTCATACCAACCGCCGCCACGCCACTTAATGACAGACCAATCAAGGCACGCATTATCAAAATGCCATGCCAGCTGGTCATCATGGTAGAAAGCAAGGTACAACACGATGCCAGTAACAGGGCGGTAACCATCACCGGTTTACGCCCGATAGCATCAGAAAGCGGCCCGGTAAACAATAAGCCCACCGCCAGCATCGCCGTTGAAATTGAAAGGGAAATACTGCTGCTGGCAGGAGATAAACCAAACTCTTGTGACAAAACAGGTAGAATAGGTTGCACACAATAAAGCAGTGCAAAAGTTGCCAGCCCTGCAGAGAAGAGCGCCAGTGTGACGCGCATAAACTGGGGAGTACCACGTTTTATATAGACATTCGGCTGGGATAGCTTTTTTCCGTCAATATCGCTCGCCGTTGCGCCATCGACAGTTGTAATACGACTCACTTGATTTCCTTGCTCTACATCCCCGTAATTATCGGTAACGGGTATGACCACACCCTAAGCGTAGAAAAATCCGATTATTATGTCTAATATATTAATAATCTTAAATAAGACGTTTTAAATATGAATATAGAATTGCGTCATCTCCGCTATTTTGTCGCAGTGGCAGAGGAACTCCATTTTGGGCGAGCTGCGGCGCGGCTTAACATTTCTCAGCCACCACTTAGCCAGCAAATCCAGATTCTGGAACAGCAAATTGGTGCGCGATTACTGGCACGAACAAACCGAAGTGTGGCGCTCACTGCGGCAGGAAGGCAGTTTTTGGCAGACTGTCGCCAAATCCTTGGACTGGTGAATGATGCCGCTGCAAGGGCAGAGCGTCTGCATCAGGGCGAAGAAGGGGAGCTACGTATTGGCTTTACCTCGTCGGCGCCATTTATAAAAGCTGTATCGGACACCTTGTCGTTATTTCGTCACGACTATCCTGAAGTGCATTTACAAACCAGGGAAATGAATACACGCGAACAAATTGCGCCGCTTAACGAAGGTACGCTCGACCTCGGTTTGCTGCGCAATACACCGTTACCGGACACGCTGAATTATGCCGTCATCCGCCACGAACCGTTGATGGCCCTCGTTCCTCAAGCTCATGCTCTGGCGAAAAAAAAGAGAGTTACGCTGGCTGAACTGGTTAAAGAACCCTTTGTTTTTTTTGATCCGCAGGTAGGTACTGGCCTGTATGACGACATTCTTGGTCTAATGCGTCGCTATAACCTGACGCCATTGATTACTCAGGAAGTTGGTGAAGCAATGACCATTATTGGGCTGGTAGCAGCAGGGTTAGGCGTTTCTATTCTTCCTGCGTCTTTCGAGCGGGTACAACTGGAGGAAATGTGTTGGTTACCCATCGCAGAAGAGGACGCAGTATCTGAAATGTGGCTGGTTTGGCCAAAACATCGGGAACAGAGTCAAGCTGCCGTGCGCTTTCGTGATCAGCTGCTGAACGCAGCGAGATGCACATAATTTGGCTCAACAGTCATGAAAAATGTGCGTCAAATCACACGGCTAAGTAAAATT
Coding sequences:
- a CDS encoding bifunctional diguanylate cyclase/phosphodiesterase, producing MANWLHWRNIPTAKTLFVMIFIAGIGLIISVVALLYLSLHLISSKANEIDNRRAALSVEGAIQTSVFRVSSLVLDNAVWDEAVKETYRSELNTDWLYNTWGSGFKVNNLYDGTFVLNENFEVLWGAFRGETLRGNERHFFGKGIEALIDKHADALKNGKNIYSGITRTQAGIAFVGIGLIRPMAEAFSFTQPSRRYLLITRHLNNNILHALGNTFQIAHLSYSENEPGTPHIPLTSSAGELLGYLSWQPRLPGAQAADAASSQITQIVALASALILLFILLSSVGLYKLAHGEQKARRIARIDWLSRLPNRRALIETLEDLRKRGECDLKSVVFIDLDGFKDINDIYGHYVGDQLIISLAQTLQVLTPKDGMLARMGGDEFALMIGGKKSEQIATEFADKVMKYLNNPVQLGERSIHISASIGIASGSLVECTSSELFRRADIAMYHAKATGKGRITHYDAELNSARERQLTIENDIRLGLERNEFDVWYQPIVDARTQLMVGVEGLVRWKRRPAGELRPDDFIPVAETSGLIDALGQFVLRRACYDLHPLSELKLSVNISPAQFRDPEFEDKVAGVLNETCFPASRLQLEVTETYVLENPDRAKSAIANLKALGTAIALDDFGTGYSSIGYLRRFNFDAIKIDKSLAGLVDNDDQAAALVSGTVRIASALGMLVTAEGVETEKQMKLLRLAGCDRLQGFYFSQPMPIESLMQLRQQRHC
- a CDS encoding KPN_01571 family protein — translated: MNPFIWVIFVLLALDAVRELAGEASILSFIVGFL
- the asr gene encoding acid resistance repetitive basic protein Asr, which produces MKKVLALLVVATMGLSSAVFAAQTATTTAPAKTMHKKHHQAVTQKVPEQKAQAAKKHHKKAKATSVQKAPEQKAQAAKKHTKKHHQQTAKPATQPATQPAA
- a CDS encoding MFS transporter, yielding MSRITTVDGATASDIDGKKLSQPNVYIKRGTPQFMRVTLALFSAGLATFALLYCVQPILPVLSQEFGLSPASSSISLSISTAMLAVGLLFTGPLSDAIGRKPVMVTALLLASCCTLLSTMMTSWHGILIMRALIGLSLSGVAAVGMTYLSEEIHPSFVAFSMGLYISGNSIGGMSGRLISGVFTDFFNWRIALAAIGCFALASALMFWKILPESRHFRPTSLRPKTLMINFRLHWRDRGLPLLFIEGFLLMGSFVTLFNYIGYRLMLSPWHLSQAVVGLLSLAYLTGTWSSPKAGAMTTRYGRGPVMLSAIALMLFGLLLTLWSSLWLIFAGMLLFSAGFFAAHSVASSWIGPRARRAKGQASSLYLFSYYLGSSIAGTLGGVFWHNYGWLGVGGFIALMLILAIAVGSSLHQRLHA
- a CDS encoding trypsin-like serine peptidase, with protein sequence MRKTVAVLLGSVCLTAMNYVANEAAATTTNADEVKTLFFGQDDRVPVNAPGKSPWDAIGQLETASGNLCTATLIAPNLALTAGHCLLTPPGGKLDKPVALRFISSKGVWRYEIHGIEGRVDPGLGKRLKADGDGWIVPPAAAPWDFGLIVLRYPPSGITPLPLFSGDKAALTAALKAADRKVTQSGYPEDHLDSLYAHQDCVITGWAQTSVMSHQCDTLPGDSGSPLMLHTDDGWQVIGVQSSAPAAKDRWRADNRAISVTGFREKLQALAQQ
- a CDS encoding LysR family transcriptional regulator is translated as MNIELRHLRYFVAVAEELHFGRAAARLNISQPPLSQQIQILEQQIGARLLARTNRSVALTAAGRQFLADCRQILGLVNDAAARAERLHQGEEGELRIGFTSSAPFIKAVSDTLSLFRHDYPEVHLQTREMNTREQIAPLNEGTLDLGLLRNTPLPDTLNYAVIRHEPLMALVPQAHALAKKKRVTLAELVKEPFVFFDPQVGTGLYDDILGLMRRYNLTPLITQEVGEAMTIIGLVAAGLGVSILPASFERVQLEEMCWLPIAEEDAVSEMWLVWPKHREQSQAAVRFRDQLLNAARCT